One region of Bacteroidales bacterium genomic DNA includes:
- a CDS encoding nucleotidyl transferase AbiEii/AbiGii toxin family protein yields MQPSPKYYERILYPLQDKVLKALNELDTGFYLTGGTALSRAYLSHRYSDDLDFFLNQAEDFHLQVQKSVDTLRANFHDKVEVTLTADTFVRIFINEPDASLKLEFVNDVSFRHGEPIETVLYKRTDNPRNILSNKIGALSRREAKDLVDIIEIARKYPFNWKEVIAEAKMKDMWVDESEVILIINEFPISRLEEIKWIQAYNPEQFKQDITIVLNDLFTGRDNSLSASK; encoded by the coding sequence ATGCAGCCCTCGCCGAAATATTACGAAAGAATCCTATACCCCTTGCAGGATAAAGTGCTGAAAGCACTCAACGAGCTGGATACCGGCTTTTACCTGACCGGAGGAACAGCCCTTAGCCGGGCCTATCTAAGTCATCGTTACTCCGATGATCTTGATTTCTTTCTCAACCAGGCTGAGGATTTTCATTTACAGGTTCAAAAATCAGTAGATACCTTAAGAGCTAATTTTCACGATAAAGTTGAGGTAACCTTAACCGCAGATACCTTTGTGCGGATCTTTATTAATGAACCCGACGCATCGCTGAAGTTGGAATTTGTGAATGATGTTTCATTCAGGCACGGAGAACCCATTGAAACAGTTCTTTATAAACGAACCGATAATCCCAGGAACATCCTAAGCAATAAAATAGGCGCTTTATCACGTCGTGAAGCAAAGGATCTGGTTGATATCATTGAAATCGCCAGAAAATATCCATTCAACTGGAAAGAAGTAATCGCTGAAGCAAAGATGAAGGATATGTGGGTTGATGAATCTGAAGTCATACTGATCATCAACGAATTCCCAATAAGCAGACTTGAGGAAATTAAGTGGATTCAGGCATACAACCCTGAACAATTTAAACAGGATATTACCATCGTGCTCAACGATCTTTTTACAGGAAGAGATAACAGTCTGTCGGCATCTAAGTAG